From a region of the Actinomycetota bacterium genome:
- a CDS encoding ParB/RepB/Spo0J family partition protein — MAQRGLGRGLGALIPNISKTSESSEINSSSILDISIDVIEPNKNQPRRNFFEDSLHELSESIKQFGVIQPITVRKIDGEEKYEIIAGERRFRAARMAGLTTVPAIINTNVDDNSSLAMALIENIHREDLSPVEQALTFKQLLEEFKLTHDELSRQVGKSRALITNTLRILSLPISIQKLIDEGKVTAGHAKALASLKKTEDQLQIAEDIVKFDLSVREVEKLVNKKKSLPEARKNREIIPLSKFSSISEKLSGILNTPVKIIQGKKKGKIEIEFGSIGDFERIVEKISGNI; from the coding sequence ATGGCTCAGAGAGGACTGGGTAGGGGATTAGGAGCCCTGATACCCAATATAAGCAAGACTTCGGAATCTTCAGAAATAAATTCCAGCAGTATTCTTGATATAAGTATTGATGTTATTGAACCTAATAAAAATCAACCGAGGCGTAATTTCTTTGAGGACAGCCTGCATGAATTATCTGAATCTATAAAGCAGTTTGGAGTGATTCAGCCGATTACAGTAAGAAAAATAGATGGTGAGGAAAAGTATGAGATAATTGCAGGCGAAAGAAGGTTCAGGGCAGCAAGAATGGCCGGGCTTACAACAGTACCGGCAATCATCAATACAAATGTAGATGATAATTCAAGTCTTGCAATGGCTTTGATTGAAAATATTCATCGTGAGGACTTAAGTCCTGTTGAGCAGGCCCTTACGTTCAAGCAGCTGCTGGAAGAATTTAAGCTTACGCATGATGAGCTTTCCAGGCAGGTAGGGAAAAGCAGGGCTCTTATCACAAACACATTAAGAATATTAAGCCTGCCCATAAGTATCCAGAAACTTATAGATGAAGGGAAAGTGACGGCGGGACATGCAAAAGCCCTTGCAAGCCTGAAAAAAACTGAAGACCAGCTGCAGATAGCTGAAGATATAGTTAAGTTCGACCTCAGCGTAAGGGAAGTGGAAAAACTGGTAAACAAAAAAAAGAGCCTTCCTGAAGCCAGAAAAAATCGGGAAATCATACCGCTTTCCAAATTCTCTTCAATAAGTGAGAAACTATCCGGTATTCTTAATACTCCTGTCAAAATAATACAGGGAAAGAAAAAGGGGAAAATAGAGATAGAATTCGGAAGCATAGGAGATTTTGAAAGAATAGTGGAAAAAATTTCAGGGAACATATAG
- a CDS encoding ParA family protein: protein MSTKRIIAIANQKGGVGKSTTAVNLTAYLGHFGFRSLIIDMDPQSNSTSGLGFEFGSDKKSIYNILISGENINDIIAKTEFSNLFIIPSSIQLAGAEVELVTSMKREYRLKEAISKLNESYDYIIIDCPPALGLLTINALSAANEVIIPIQCEYYALEGLGQLLNTITLVRENLNSELEIAGALMTMFDPRIKLSEQVLSEVKKYFSSKVYNTIIPRNVRLSEAPSYGKPILFYDPDCKGALAYKDFTKEVIENGSERTG, encoded by the coding sequence ATTAGCACCAAAAGGATTATTGCAATCGCAAACCAGAAAGGCGGAGTCGGGAAAAGCACCACAGCTGTTAATCTGACTGCATATCTCGGCCATTTCGGCTTCAGATCCCTTATTATTGACATGGATCCCCAGAGCAATTCGACAAGCGGTCTGGGTTTTGAATTCGGTTCGGATAAAAAATCGATTTACAATATACTGATATCCGGAGAAAACATAAATGACATAATCGCTAAAACTGAATTTTCAAACCTGTTTATCATTCCTTCCTCGATACAGCTGGCAGGAGCTGAAGTTGAGCTTGTAACAAGTATGAAACGTGAATACAGGCTAAAAGAAGCAATCAGCAAACTGAACGAATCATATGATTATATAATAATTGACTGTCCGCCCGCTCTGGGCCTTCTGACAATAAATGCATTGAGTGCCGCAAATGAAGTCATAATACCGATACAGTGTGAATACTATGCTCTCGAAGGACTGGGACAGCTTCTTAACACAATAACACTTGTAAGGGAAAACCTTAATTCCGAGCTTGAAATAGCCGGAGCTCTTATGACAATGTTTGATCCAAGAATAAAGCTTTCCGAACAGGTACTTTCTGAAGTTAAAAAATATTTTTCAAGTAAAGTTTATAATACAATAATCCCCAGGAACGTAAGATTAAGTGAGGCGCCAAGCTATGGAAAGCCCATTCTATTCTATGATCCTGACTGCAAGGGGGCTTTGGCATATAAGGATTTTACAAAGGAAGTGATTGAAAATGGCTCAGAGAGGACTGGGTAG